A DNA window from Thioalkalivibrio sp. XN279 contains the following coding sequences:
- a CDS encoding type II toxin-antitoxin system Phd/YefM family antitoxin, translating to MTTGTVSLADAKARLSELVEHAQSGETVVITRRGRAVARLTTANPARKPVELETLKALTRQMPRQEQSAGKFMRAVREDARY from the coding sequence ATGACCACAGGCACCGTGAGCCTGGCAGACGCCAAGGCGCGACTGAGCGAACTCGTGGAGCATGCGCAATCGGGTGAAACCGTTGTGATCACGCGACGCGGCCGGGCTGTGGCCCGGCTCACGACGGCCAATCCCGCACGCAAGCCCGTAGAACTGGAAACCCTGAAGGCGCTGACCCGCCAGATGCCGCGGCAAGAACAGTCAGCGGGCAAGTTCATGCGCGCAGTGCGCGAGGATGCGCGTTACTGA
- a CDS encoding type II toxin-antitoxin system VapC family toxin, whose protein sequence is MLYVDTGVLVAALSNEAKTAATQRWLAAQGAGTLAVGSWVITEFSAALSVKLRQGAIELAHRAEVLRVFNALVEESLHVLDAGATEFRVAARFADQYKTGLRAGDALHLAIASGHGAELVTLDRKLAAAARSLGVSCRLL, encoded by the coding sequence ATGCTTTACGTCGACACCGGCGTGCTGGTGGCGGCGCTCAGCAACGAGGCGAAGACCGCCGCGACGCAGCGCTGGCTCGCGGCGCAGGGCGCGGGGACGCTCGCAGTCGGCAGTTGGGTGATCACGGAGTTTTCGGCGGCGTTGTCGGTAAAGCTGAGGCAGGGCGCCATTGAGCTGGCACATCGCGCCGAGGTCCTGCGCGTGTTCAATGCGCTGGTGGAAGAATCCCTGCACGTGCTGGACGCGGGTGCAACGGAGTTCCGCGTGGCCGCGCGTTTTGCCGATCAATACAAGACCGGGCTACGGGCCGGTGACGCGCTGCATCTCGCCATTGCATCCGGTCACGGCGCCGAGCTGGTGACCCTCGACCGCAAGCTGGCCGCAGCCGCCCGATCCCTCGGCGTAAGCTGCCGCCTCCTTTAA
- a CDS encoding mannose-1-phosphate guanylyltransferase/mannose-6-phosphate isomerase: MIVPVILSGGSGTRLWPLSRELYPKQLLPLIGDETMLQATLKRLDGINGLADPIIVCNEAHRFLVAEQLRQIGVKPAAILLEPAGRNTAPAVALAAATALQEREQGADPVLLVLPADHVIRDREAFRAAVTAGAQLAEEGKLVTFGVVPDQPETGYGYIRAAADQDGAGEASATAGGAASGAAQPAPVQQFVEKPDARLAAEYVSSGEYYWNSGMFMFRAGRYIEELRTHRPEIVSQCVAAIAGAKTDLDFIRVDKHAFEECPSDSIDYAVMENTAHGWVVPLDAGWSDVGSWASLHDASESDAAGNVMVGDVLCEDATNCYLYAESRLVATVGLADCVVVETKDAVLVAPRDRVQDVKKLVERLKADGRYETALHRQVFRPWGSYDSIDNGDRFQVKRIVVNPGAQLSLQMHHHRAEHWIVVQGTARVTRGDEVFLLGENQSTYIPMGTTHRLENPGKVPLHLVEVQSGSYLGEDDIVRYEDTYGRG, translated from the coding sequence ATGATCGTTCCCGTCATCCTCTCCGGCGGCTCCGGCACGCGCCTCTGGCCGCTGTCGCGCGAGCTCTACCCGAAGCAATTGCTGCCGTTGATCGGCGACGAGACCATGCTGCAGGCGACGCTCAAGCGTCTCGATGGCATCAACGGGCTCGCCGATCCCATCATCGTCTGCAACGAGGCGCATCGCTTCCTGGTCGCGGAGCAGCTCAGGCAGATCGGCGTGAAGCCCGCCGCCATCCTGCTCGAGCCCGCCGGGCGTAACACCGCCCCGGCCGTCGCCCTGGCCGCGGCCACCGCCTTGCAGGAGCGCGAGCAGGGCGCCGACCCGGTGCTGCTGGTGCTTCCCGCCGATCACGTCATCCGCGATCGCGAGGCTTTCCGCGCCGCTGTCACGGCGGGCGCGCAGCTGGCGGAGGAGGGCAAGCTGGTGACCTTCGGCGTGGTGCCGGACCAGCCGGAGACCGGCTATGGCTACATCCGTGCAGCCGCGGACCAGGACGGCGCAGGCGAGGCCAGCGCCACTGCCGGCGGCGCCGCATCCGGCGCAGCGCAGCCCGCCCCCGTGCAGCAATTCGTGGAGAAACCCGACGCCCGGCTCGCCGCCGAGTACGTCAGCTCCGGCGAGTACTACTGGAACTCCGGCATGTTCATGTTCCGCGCCGGCCGCTACATCGAGGAGCTGCGCACGCATCGCCCGGAGATCGTGTCGCAATGCGTCGCCGCCATCGCCGGCGCGAAGACGGATCTCGACTTCATTCGCGTCGACAAGCACGCCTTCGAGGAATGCCCCTCGGACTCCATCGACTACGCGGTGATGGAGAACACGGCGCACGGATGGGTGGTGCCGCTCGACGCGGGCTGGAGCGACGTCGGCAGCTGGGCCAGCCTGCATGACGCTTCCGAGTCCGATGCCGCCGGCAACGTCATGGTCGGCGACGTGCTGTGCGAGGACGCGACCAACTGTTATCTCTACGCCGAGAGCCGCCTGGTCGCCACGGTCGGCCTGGCCGACTGCGTCGTGGTCGAGACCAAGGACGCCGTGCTGGTGGCGCCGCGCGATCGGGTGCAGGACGTGAAGAAGCTGGTCGAGCGGCTCAAGGCCGACGGCCGCTACGAGACCGCGCTGCATCGCCAGGTATTCCGCCCCTGGGGCAGCTACGACAGCATCGACAACGGCGATCGCTTCCAGGTGAAGCGCATCGTGGTGAACCCGGGCGCGCAGCTGTCATTGCAGATGCATCACCATCGCGCCGAGCACTGGATCGTGGTGCAGGGCACGGCGCGCGTCACCCGCGGCGACGAGGTGTTCCTGCTGGGCGAGAACCAGTCGACCTACATCCCGATGGGCACCACGCACCGCCTCGAGAACCCCGGCAAGGTGCCGCTGCACCTGGTCGAGGTGCAGTCCGGCTCCTACCTCGGCGAGGACGACATCGTCCGCTACGAAGACACCTACGGCCGCGGCTGA
- a CDS encoding putative Ig domain-containing protein codes for MHALLPKGSTFLVAILFAMLSAPGFAAPPSHANNKDKSDPGDVSDPVEDPVAPASQLRITSHGSGFVTETGSITVNLLFEGVNGGATVAWTNAQGGSGSATFLGKNAYEAGPIALAVGTNLLSFTGYDKSGAAHVSTLAVTRENTAPVPDPNQPPEISGTPDTHVTAGSSYSFQPEASDPDGDGVGFSITGKPAWASFDTVSGRLSGTPGEAHVGLHANIEIAVSDGLEVVALPLFNVTVEAPPPVTGSATLSWVPPLEREDGSALTNLAGYEIHFGSAAGALDQVIVLENAGLTSYVIENLGAGTWYFGMKAVDAQGLESKLSTVVSKTIS; via the coding sequence ATGCACGCACTGCTTCCCAAGGGATCGACCTTCCTGGTCGCCATCCTGTTCGCCATGCTGAGCGCCCCGGGCTTCGCCGCCCCGCCCTCGCATGCCAACAACAAGGACAAGTCGGACCCCGGCGACGTCTCGGACCCGGTGGAGGACCCCGTCGCGCCGGCCTCGCAACTGCGCATCACCTCGCACGGCAGCGGCTTCGTGACGGAAACCGGCTCGATCACCGTGAACCTCCTGTTCGAGGGCGTGAACGGCGGCGCGACCGTCGCCTGGACGAACGCGCAGGGCGGCAGCGGCAGCGCGACGTTTCTCGGCAAGAACGCTTACGAGGCCGGCCCGATCGCATTGGCCGTGGGCACGAACCTGCTGAGCTTCACGGGCTACGACAAGTCGGGCGCGGCGCACGTCAGCACGCTCGCCGTGACGCGCGAAAATACGGCGCCTGTGCCGGACCCGAACCAGCCGCCTGAGATCTCCGGCACGCCCGACACGCATGTCACGGCCGGATCGAGCTACAGCTTCCAGCCCGAGGCTTCAGACCCGGACGGTGACGGGGTCGGCTTTTCCATCACCGGCAAGCCTGCCTGGGCGAGCTTCGACACGGTCTCCGGGCGCCTGTCCGGGACACCGGGGGAAGCGCACGTCGGCCTGCACGCGAACATCGAGATCGCCGTGTCGGACGGGCTCGAGGTGGTGGCGCTGCCACTGTTCAACGTCACGGTGGAGGCGCCGCCGCCCGTCACCGGCTCCGCCACGCTCTCCTGGGTCCCGCCGCTGGAACGGGAAGACGGCTCGGCGCTGACCAACCTCGCCGGCTACGAAATCCACTTCGGCAGCGCCGCCGGGGCGCTCGACCAGGTGATCGTGCTGGAGAACGCCGGGCTGACCAGCTACGTGATCGAGAACCTGGGCGCTGGCACCTGGTACTTCGGCATGAAGGCCGTGGATGCGCAGGGCCTGGAGAGCAAGCTCTCGACCGTGGTGAGCAAGACGATTTCCTGA
- a CDS encoding UDP-glucose/GDP-mannose dehydrogenase family protein codes for MKVTIFGSGYVGLVTGACLADVGNQVLCVDIDQDKIDRLNAGEIPIFEPGLEGVVARNREAGRLKFTTDIPQGVAHGLFQFIAVGTPPDEDGSADLQHVLAVAHSIGEHMEEYRIVVDKSTVPVGTADKVKAEIDRTLAGRGAAIDFDVVSNPEFLKEGAAVEDFMRPDRIVVGTDNPRTTELLRLLYEPFNRQHDRLIAMDIRSAELTKYAANAMLATKISFMNELANLAERFGADIEHVRLGIGSDPRIGYHFIYPGAGYGGSCFPKDVKALAHSAQKAGFPATLLEAVEAVNERQKRVLFDKISAHYGGELAGKTVALWGLAFKPNTDDMREASSRVLMEALWEAGATVRAYDPQARHETRRIYGDRPDLVLCKNAAEALEGADCLALVTEWMEFRSPDFDAVKEALAEPVIFDGRNVFDPEHMQRLGFTYYAIGRGERPSTT; via the coding sequence GTGAAAGTAACGATTTTCGGTTCCGGCTACGTCGGCCTCGTCACGGGCGCATGCCTCGCGGACGTAGGCAACCAGGTGCTCTGTGTCGACATCGACCAGGACAAGATCGACCGGCTCAACGCCGGCGAGATCCCGATCTTCGAGCCGGGGCTGGAAGGCGTCGTGGCCCGCAACCGCGAGGCCGGACGCCTCAAGTTCACCACCGACATCCCGCAGGGCGTGGCGCACGGCCTGTTCCAGTTCATCGCCGTCGGCACGCCGCCGGACGAGGACGGCTCGGCCGACCTGCAGCATGTCCTCGCCGTCGCGCACAGCATCGGCGAGCACATGGAGGAGTACCGCATCGTCGTGGACAAGTCGACGGTGCCGGTGGGCACGGCCGACAAGGTGAAGGCCGAGATCGACCGCACGCTCGCCGGGCGCGGCGCGGCGATCGACTTCGACGTGGTCTCCAACCCGGAATTCCTCAAGGAGGGCGCTGCGGTCGAGGACTTCATGCGCCCGGACCGCATCGTGGTCGGCACCGACAACCCGCGCACCACCGAACTGCTCCGGCTTCTGTATGAACCCTTCAACCGCCAGCATGACCGCCTCATCGCCATGGACATTCGCTCGGCGGAGCTGACCAAGTACGCCGCCAACGCCATGCTGGCGACCAAGATCAGCTTCATGAACGAGCTCGCGAACCTGGCGGAGCGCTTTGGCGCCGACATCGAGCACGTGCGCCTCGGCATCGGCTCGGACCCGCGCATCGGTTACCACTTCATCTACCCGGGCGCCGGCTACGGCGGCTCGTGCTTCCCCAAGGACGTGAAGGCGCTGGCGCACTCGGCGCAGAAGGCCGGTTTCCCGGCCACGCTGCTCGAGGCCGTCGAGGCCGTGAACGAGCGCCAGAAGCGGGTGCTGTTCGACAAGATCAGCGCGCACTACGGCGGCGAGCTGGCGGGCAAGACCGTGGCGCTGTGGGGCCTGGCGTTCAAGCCCAACACCGACGACATGCGCGAGGCCTCGAGCCGGGTCTTGATGGAGGCGCTGTGGGAGGCGGGCGCAACGGTGCGCGCGTATGACCCGCAGGCGCGACACGAGACGCGGCGGATTTACGGCGATCGGCCTGACCTGGTGCTGTGCAAGAACGCCGCCGAGGCGTTGGAAGGTGCCGACTGCCTGGCGCTGGTCACCGAGTGGATGGAGTTCCGCAGCCCGGACTTCGACGCCGTGAAGGAAGCGCTGGCCGAGCCGGTGATCTTCGACGGCCGCAACGTGTTCGACCCCGAGCACATGCAGCGCCTCGGCTTCACCTACTACGCCATCGGCCGTGGCGAGCGCCCGAGCACCACTTAA
- a CDS encoding type II toxin-antitoxin system RelE/ParE family toxin, giving the protein MTYSVSIKRSALKALERIPREDRLRVIEAIDKLSTNPSAGGVLKGELGGLRRIRVGVYRVVYELRDEILTVLVVRIGHRRDIYR; this is encoded by the coding sequence ATGACCTACTCCGTCTCGATTAAACGCAGCGCGCTCAAGGCGCTGGAGCGTATTCCCCGCGAGGATCGCCTCCGCGTCATCGAAGCCATCGATAAGCTCAGCACGAACCCATCGGCCGGCGGTGTGCTAAAAGGGGAGCTCGGCGGGCTCCGGCGTATTCGGGTGGGTGTTTACAGGGTTGTGTACGAGTTACGGGACGAGATCCTGACGGTACTCGTGGTGCGCATTGGGCATCGCAGGGACATCTACCGGTGA
- a CDS encoding ribbon-helix-helix protein, CopG family has protein sequence MSQITARLPDEVVAALDAAAAELRRSRADVVRQAIEYYLDDFEDMRRAIEVLRDPADPVLEWNEVRDDLLRLD, from the coding sequence ATGAGCCAGATCACTGCGCGGCTGCCGGATGAGGTGGTCGCAGCCCTGGATGCGGCGGCGGCCGAGTTGCGCCGCAGCCGCGCCGACGTCGTGCGCCAGGCCATCGAGTACTACCTCGACGACTTCGAGGACATGCGCCGCGCGATCGAGGTGCTGCGCGATCCGGCCGACCCGGTGCTGGAATGGAACGAGGTCAGGGATGACCTACTCCGTCTCGATTAA
- a CDS encoding NUDIX domain-containing protein — MDKDESGWPSAEVFSSACAALPLVSIDLFITRTGEHGPELLLGRRRNRPAQGWWFTPGGRIRKNEPLAEAMARVAREEVGLGAAVLAGAELLGAWDHFYPDSAFDAAVSSHYVNLAYLVELSTADAEALALPREEASQHSDWHWWSLGQAAEDSAVHENVRVVVAKLLERT; from the coding sequence GTGGATAAGGACGAGTCGGGCTGGCCGAGTGCCGAGGTTTTTTCTAGCGCCTGCGCGGCCTTGCCTCTGGTCTCCATCGATCTTTTCATTACCCGGACCGGCGAGCACGGGCCAGAGCTCTTGCTCGGGCGGCGCAGGAATCGTCCCGCCCAGGGGTGGTGGTTCACGCCCGGCGGACGCATCCGCAAGAATGAGCCGCTGGCCGAGGCGATGGCGCGGGTTGCGCGGGAGGAGGTTGGGCTCGGAGCGGCTGTGTTGGCCGGCGCCGAACTGCTCGGCGCATGGGACCATTTCTATCCCGACAGTGCGTTTGATGCGGCCGTGTCGAGCCACTATGTGAATCTTGCCTATCTCGTGGAGTTGTCGACCGCGGATGCCGAGGCGCTGGCTTTGCCCCGGGAGGAAGCGAGTCAGCATTCGGATTGGCACTGGTGGTCGTTGGGCCAGGCTGCCGAGGATTCGGCGGTGCACGAGAATGTGCGGGTCGTGGTGGCGAAGCTCTTGGAGCGTACGTGA
- a CDS encoding GDP-L-fucose synthase — protein sequence MAAEQPVFVAGHRGMVGSAIVRQLEQRGDRSILTAGREELDLLDQAAVRSFFSSREIGQVYLAAARVGGIHANNTYPAEFIYQNLMIEANVIHAAHASGVQKLLFLGSSCIYPKFAEQPMREDALLTGTLEPTNEPYAIAKIAGIKLCESYNRQYGRDYRSVMPTNLYGPGDNFHPENSHVIPALLRRFHEAVQGGDEEVVIWGSGKPMREFLHVDDMAAASVHVMELPSAVYAEHTQPMLSHINVGTGVDCTIRELAETIARVTGFTGDLVFDASKPDGTPRKLMDVSRLTALGWTAQIGLEDGLRDAYRWYLEHIDQARG from the coding sequence ATGGCCGCTGAGCAGCCGGTTTTCGTCGCCGGCCATCGCGGTATGGTGGGCTCAGCCATCGTGCGGCAGTTGGAGCAACGCGGGGATCGTTCGATCCTTACGGCCGGCAGGGAAGAACTGGACCTGCTGGACCAGGCCGCTGTCCGCTCGTTTTTCTCCTCGCGGGAGATTGGCCAGGTGTACCTCGCGGCCGCCCGGGTTGGCGGCATTCATGCCAACAACACCTATCCTGCCGAGTTCATCTACCAGAACCTGATGATCGAAGCGAACGTCATCCACGCGGCCCACGCCTCGGGTGTCCAGAAGCTGCTATTCCTCGGTTCGTCCTGTATTTATCCGAAGTTTGCCGAGCAGCCCATGCGCGAGGACGCGCTGCTCACCGGCACGCTGGAGCCGACCAACGAGCCTTACGCCATAGCCAAGATCGCCGGCATCAAGCTCTGCGAGAGCTACAACCGCCAATACGGACGGGATTACCGCTCGGTGATGCCGACCAATCTCTACGGACCCGGCGATAACTTCCATCCTGAGAACAGCCACGTGATCCCGGCGCTATTGCGGCGGTTTCACGAGGCGGTGCAGGGGGGTGACGAAGAGGTCGTCATCTGGGGGTCTGGCAAGCCGATGCGCGAGTTCCTGCACGTCGACGACATGGCGGCGGCGTCGGTGCACGTGATGGAGTTGCCTTCGGCGGTCTACGCCGAGCATACGCAGCCCATGCTGAGCCACATCAACGTGGGTACGGGCGTGGATTGCACCATCCGGGAGCTGGCCGAGACCATCGCTCGCGTCACCGGGTTCACGGGCGATCTCGTGTTCGATGCTTCCAAGCCGGACGGCACGCCGCGCAAGCTCATGGACGTCAGCCGCCTGACGGCGCTCGGATGGACGGCGCAAATCGGCCTCGAGGATGGGCTGCGCGATGCCTACCGCTGGTACCTCGAGCACATCGACCAGGCGCGCGGCTGA
- a CDS encoding undecaprenyl-phosphate alpha-N-acetylglucosaminyl 1-phosphate transferase, with protein sequence MIGGIGMYLGLLATMPLLDQPMGGQGAFLVASGLLVMIGALDDRFDIPPSVRLVTQATAALIVCLGAGLVATNLGDILFFGDIPLGALALPFTVLVIISVINAFNMMDGLDGLAGGVGLASLAAGTLAALIFGDGVGASLGFIGIAVVLSFLLFNFPTVYNRKVRTFMGDAGSTLLGFAVAWLCLKLAYGPVPTISPVTALWIAALPIFDLFISFGRRIAKGQNPLHPDSEHLHHILFRGGFTVRQVALIMTMIAFIVAMTGVLAHRAGVPDGVLFFGLIGVGFVQVWSVRRAWKLASWLRRHRHVESEAEA encoded by the coding sequence GTGATCGGGGGCATCGGCATGTACCTCGGGCTTCTGGCGACCATGCCGCTGCTGGACCAGCCCATGGGCGGGCAGGGGGCATTCCTGGTCGCCTCGGGGCTGCTGGTTATGATCGGCGCTCTTGACGACCGCTTCGACATCCCGCCCAGTGTTCGGCTTGTCACCCAGGCTACGGCGGCGTTGATTGTCTGCCTCGGCGCGGGGCTGGTCGCGACCAATCTTGGCGACATATTGTTCTTCGGGGACATCCCGCTTGGGGCTTTGGCCTTGCCGTTCACCGTGCTGGTGATCATCTCCGTCATCAACGCGTTCAACATGATGGACGGGCTGGACGGGCTCGCAGGAGGCGTCGGCCTTGCATCCCTGGCTGCTGGGACCCTGGCCGCCTTGATTTTTGGGGACGGGGTCGGGGCCTCTCTCGGGTTCATCGGGATCGCGGTGGTTCTCAGTTTCCTGCTGTTCAATTTTCCCACCGTGTACAACCGCAAGGTCCGGACCTTCATGGGCGATGCGGGGAGCACGCTGCTCGGGTTCGCCGTGGCGTGGCTGTGCCTCAAGCTTGCCTACGGCCCGGTCCCGACAATCTCGCCGGTGACCGCGCTGTGGATTGCGGCCCTGCCGATATTCGACCTGTTCATCAGCTTCGGCCGCCGCATCGCGAAAGGTCAGAACCCGCTGCACCCGGACAGCGAGCATTTGCACCACATCCTGTTCCGGGGCGGGTTCACGGTCCGGCAGGTCGCTCTCATCATGACGATGATCGCCTTCATCGTGGCCATGACCGGCGTGCTGGCGCATAGAGCCGGGGTGCCGGACGGCGTGCTGTTTTTCGGACTCATCGGGGTCGGATTCGTGCAGGTCTGGTCGGTGCGACGGGCCTGGAAGCTGGCCAGCTGGCTGCGCCGGCATCGGCACGTGGAAAGTGAGGCGGAAGCGTAG
- the cysD gene encoding sulfate adenylyltransferase subunit CysD, whose product MDTRTLTHLERLEAEAIHIMREVVAEAENPVMLYSIGKDSAVMLHLARKAFYPARPPFPLMHIDTTWKFRAMYAFRAEMAEESGMELIVHTNAEGVAQGVNPFTHGSALHTEIMKTVALKQALDKHGFDAAFGGARRDEEKSRAKERVFSFRTAQHRWDPKNQRPELWKLYNARKKKGESIRVFPMSNWTELDIWQYIWLHNVPIVPLYFAAERPVVERDRTLIMVDDERMPMKPGEQPVMKRVRFRTLGCYPLTGAVESNATTLPEIIQEMLLAKSSERQGRVIDYDEGGASMEKKKQEGYF is encoded by the coding sequence ATCGACACCCGCACCCTCACCCACCTCGAGCGGCTCGAGGCGGAAGCCATCCACATCATGCGGGAGGTGGTGGCCGAGGCCGAGAACCCGGTGATGCTGTACTCCATCGGCAAGGACAGCGCGGTGATGCTGCACCTGGCGCGTAAGGCCTTCTACCCGGCCCGGCCGCCCTTCCCGCTGATGCACATCGACACCACCTGGAAGTTCCGCGCGATGTACGCCTTCCGCGCTGAGATGGCCGAGGAGTCCGGCATGGAGCTCATCGTGCACACCAACGCGGAAGGCGTGGCGCAGGGCGTGAATCCGTTCACCCATGGCTCCGCGCTGCACACCGAGATCATGAAGACCGTGGCGCTGAAACAGGCGCTCGACAAGCACGGCTTCGACGCGGCCTTCGGCGGCGCCCGGCGCGACGAGGAGAAGTCGCGCGCCAAGGAACGGGTCTTCTCCTTCCGCACCGCGCAGCATCGCTGGGACCCGAAGAACCAGCGTCCCGAGCTGTGGAAGCTTTACAACGCGCGCAAGAAGAAAGGCGAGTCGATCCGCGTGTTCCCCATGTCGAACTGGACCGAGCTCGACATCTGGCAGTACATCTGGCTGCACAACGTGCCGATCGTGCCGCTGTATTTCGCGGCTGAGCGGCCGGTGGTGGAGCGCGACCGCACGCTCATCATGGTGGACGACGAGCGCATGCCCATGAAACCGGGCGAGCAGCCGGTGATGAAGCGCGTGCGCTTCCGAACCCTCGGCTGCTACCCCCTCACCGGCGCGGTGGAGTCGAATGCCACCACCCTGCCCGAGATCATCCAGGAGATGCTGCTGGCGAAGTCCTCCGAGCGCCAGGGCCGCGTCATCGACTATGACGAGGGCGGGGCCTCGATGGAGAAGAAGAAGCAGGAGGGATACTTCTGA
- the cysN gene encoding sulfate adenylyltransferase subunit CysN, producing MDQLSEDLLASNIEEYLHQHEHKTLLRFITCGSVDDGKSTLIGRMLYDSKLLFEDQLSTIEKDSKKWGTQGEEMDFALLVDGLAAEREQGITIDVAYRFFATEQRKFIVADTPGHEQYTRNMVTGASTADAAVILVDARNGVLTQTRRHSYLVSLLGIRHVVLAVNKMDAVGYSETRFDEIVADYTAFAKKIGIEEFTAIPVSALKGDNIVSPSPNTSWYHGPTLIGYLETVEVDDTRMQQAPFRMPVQWVNRPDSSFRGFAGMVVSGTVQPGDRIRVQPSGRESTVARIVTFDGDLDQAVAGQSVTLTLNDEIDISRGAVISTAEAPAQIADQFEAKIVWMADEPLMPGRSYLVKIGTNLVGAQVTEIKYQVNVNTLEHIAAKKLELNGIAFCNISFDRPVPFDPYVENRDTGSFILIDRMNNNTVGAGLLDFALRRAHNIHLQHHDIDKAARAALKAQKPCVLWFTGLSGSGKSTVANLVEKKLHAMGHHTYLLDGDNVRHGLNRDLGFTEEDRVENIRRVAEVAKLMVDAGLIVLTAFISPYRSERQMARALFDDGEFIEVFMDTPLEVAESRDPKGLYKKARRGELKNFTGVDAPYEAPKAPEFSMNTAAVKPDDAGDALIEAMKLRGLV from the coding sequence ATGGACCAGCTCAGCGAAGACCTCCTCGCCTCGAACATCGAGGAATACCTGCACCAGCACGAGCACAAGACGCTGCTGCGCTTCATCACTTGCGGCAGCGTGGACGACGGCAAGAGCACGCTCATCGGCCGCATGCTGTACGACTCGAAGCTGCTGTTCGAGGACCAGCTCAGCACCATCGAGAAGGACTCGAAGAAGTGGGGCACCCAGGGCGAGGAGATGGACTTCGCCCTGCTGGTGGACGGCCTCGCCGCCGAGCGCGAGCAGGGCATCACCATCGACGTGGCCTACCGCTTCTTCGCCACCGAGCAGCGCAAGTTCATCGTCGCCGACACACCCGGTCATGAACAGTACACGCGCAACATGGTGACCGGCGCGTCCACGGCGGACGCGGCAGTCATTCTCGTAGACGCCCGCAACGGCGTCCTCACCCAGACGCGGCGGCACAGCTACCTGGTCTCACTGCTGGGAATCCGGCACGTGGTGCTGGCCGTGAACAAGATGGATGCTGTGGGCTACTCAGAGACACGCTTCGACGAGATCGTGGCGGACTATACCGCCTTCGCGAAGAAGATCGGGATCGAGGAGTTCACCGCCATCCCCGTCTCGGCGCTGAAGGGCGACAACATCGTCAGCCCCAGCCCGAACACAAGCTGGTACCACGGCCCGACGCTGATCGGCTACCTCGAGACGGTCGAGGTGGACGACACGCGCATGCAGCAGGCGCCGTTCCGTATGCCGGTGCAATGGGTCAACCGTCCCGACTCGAGCTTCCGCGGCTTCGCCGGCATGGTGGTCTCGGGCACGGTGCAGCCGGGCGACCGCATCCGCGTGCAGCCCTCCGGGCGCGAGAGCACGGTGGCGCGGATCGTCACCTTCGACGGCGACCTCGACCAGGCCGTGGCCGGCCAGTCCGTCACGCTCACCCTGAACGACGAGATCGACATCTCGCGCGGCGCAGTGATTTCGACCGCGGAAGCCCCGGCGCAGATCGCAGACCAGTTCGAGGCCAAGATCGTGTGGATGGCCGACGAGCCACTGATGCCCGGCCGCAGTTATCTCGTAAAGATCGGCACCAACCTGGTTGGCGCGCAGGTCACCGAGATCAAGTACCAGGTCAACGTGAACACGCTGGAGCACATCGCGGCCAAGAAGCTGGAGCTGAACGGCATCGCCTTCTGCAATATCAGTTTCGACCGGCCGGTGCCTTTCGATCCCTACGTCGAGAACCGCGACACCGGCAGCTTCATCCTCATCGACCGGATGAACAACAACACGGTCGGCGCGGGCCTGCTCGACTTCGCGCTCCGTCGCGCCCATAACATCCACCTGCAGCACCACGACATCGACAAAGCCGCTCGAGCGGCGCTGAAAGCCCAGAAGCCGTGCGTGTTGTGGTTCACCGGCTTGTCGGGATCGGGCAAGTCCACCGTGGCCAACTTGGTGGAGAAGAAGCTCCATGCCATGGGGCATCACACCTACCTGTTGGACGGCGACAACGTCCGCCACGGCCTTAATCGCGACCTCGGGTTCACCGAGGAGGACCGGGTCGAGAACATCCGTCGCGTGGCAGAGGTCGCCAAGCTGATGGTGGACGCGGGGCTGATCGTGTTGACGGCGTTCATCTCCCCCTACCGCTCAGAGCGGCAGATGGCCCGGGCTCTGTTCGACGATGGCGAGTTCATCGAGGTGTTCATGGACACGCCGCTGGAAGTCGCGGAGTCGCGGGATCCGAAGGGGTTGTACAAGAAGGCGCGGCGCGGGGAATTGAAGAATTTCACGGGGGTGGATGCGCCTTATGAGGCGCCGAAGGCGCCGGAATTCTCAATGAACACGGCCGCAGTAAAACCGGATGATGCTGGCGACGCACTGATCGAGGCCATGAAGCTTCGGGGGCTCGTCTAG